The following coding sequences lie in one Spinacia oleracea cultivar Varoflay chromosome 1, BTI_SOV_V1, whole genome shotgun sequence genomic window:
- the LOC110799081 gene encoding protein ALP1-like isoform X1: MKYMTPNFFVTKIDISYSTISLTAMARPPTNREFLILWQAMRRRRVKSLIMLYFLMLMLMIFIRRRRRSIFREPSWFDPIIRSTHLSNMIDRNDTLCIEQLRMDRRCFRVVCSLVRDIGGLKDTKNMSVEEMVAIFLHIIGYDEKNREMKFYYHRSQETISRQFHNVLRAILKLWRVLLKTPQPISDDCTYKRWKWFKNCIGALDGTYIKVNVRTVDKPRYRSRNRDIATNVLGVCGPDMQFSYVLAGWEGSAADGRVLRDALSRPNGLKVPRGCYYLVDAGYKNCEGFLAPYRGQRYHLQEWSNPPTKKEELFNMKHASARNVIERTFGLLKIRWSILRNPSYYSIQTHTDIILACCYLHSLIRQQMSYEPLKRSWMNICEPIDQISITLMLQKHLPIGLDGETN, translated from the exons ATGAAGTACATGACTCCCAATTTCTTTGTGACAAAAATTGATATTAGTTATTCTACTATTTCATTGACAGCAATGGCTCGACCACCAACCAACCGAGAATTTCTTATCTTGTGGCAAGCAATGAGACGACGTAGAGTGAAATCCTTAATTATGTTATACTTTCTTATGCTTATGTTGATGATTTTTATTAGGAGACGTAGACGTAGTATATTTAGGGAGCCTTCTTGGTTTGATCCAATTATCCGATCAACACATTTGAGTAATATGATAGATAGAAACGACACATTATGCATAGAGCAACTTCGAATGGATAGACGTTGTTTTAGAGTTGTATGCTCTTTGGTGCGAGATATTGGTGGATTAAAAGATACTAAGAACATGAGTGTAGAAGAAATGGTTGCAATCTTTTTGCATATAATTGGTTATGATGAGAAAAATCGTGAAATGAAGTTCTACTATCATCGATCTCAAGAGACAATAAGTAGACAATTTCATAATGTTTTGAGAGCAATTTTAAAGCTTTGGAGAGTGTTATTAAAGACCCCTCAACCGATCTCTGACGACTGTACATATAAGAGGTGGAAATGGTTCAAG AATTGCATTGGTGCTTTAGACGGAACTTATATAAAAGTAAATGTTCGTACTGTTGACAAGCCACGATATCGATCTAGAAACAGGGATATTGCAACAAACGTTCTTGGTGTTTGCGGACCAGACATGCAATTTAGCTACGTATTAGCCGGTTGGGAAGGCTCGGCTGCAGATGGAAGGGTACTTCGGGATGCTCTTTCACGACCAAACGGCCTTAAGGTTCCTCGTG GTTGTTATTATCTTGTTGATGCTGGATACAAGAATTGTGAAGGGTTCCTTGCTCCATACAGAGGGCAACGTTACCATTTACAAGAATGGTCTAATCCACCAACTAAGAAGGAGGAACTTTttaatatgaagcatgcatcggCAAGGAATGTGATTGAAAGAACTTTTGGGTTGCTAAAAATACGATGGAGTATATTAAGAAATCCATCTTATTATTCAATCCAGACGCACACCGACATAATTTTAGCATGTTGTTATCTACATAGCCTCATAAGACAACAAATGAGCTACGAGCCATTGAAAAGGAGTTGGATGAATATATGCGAACCCATTGACCAGATATCAATAACATTAATGTTACAGAAACATCTACCCATTGGACTCGATGGAGAGACCAACTAG
- the LOC130459061 gene encoding uncharacterized protein isoform X8: protein MSLFEFIERRCFFSDFFRSAADMTNFSFYSRVIVFGVVFSCTGAASCCCRVWVVLLMCAGYSAGSPGVAVRSTGSVVFDCCCVQSYVAYPFIAFVVFGC, encoded by the exons ATGTCGCTG TTTGAATTTATCGAAAGGAGATGCTTTTTCTCCGACTTCTTCAGATCGGCAGCAGATATGACGAACTTTTCTTTCTATTCTCGTGTAATT GTGTTTGGTGTTGTTTTCAGCTGCACAGGTGCTGCTTCTTGCTGTTGCAGGGTGTGGGTTGTGCTCCTGATGTGTGCAGGCTATTCTGCAGGGAGTCCAGGTGTTGCAGTCAGGTCTACAGGGAGTGTGGTGTTCGATTGCTGCTGTGTGCAATCTTATGTTGCGTACCCTTTTATTGCGTTTGTTGTGTTTGGTTGTTAG
- the LOC110799081 gene encoding protein ALP1-like isoform X2 encodes MARPPTNREFLILWQAMRRRRVKSLIMLYFLMLMLMIFIRRRRRSIFREPSWFDPIIRSTHLSNMIDRNDTLCIEQLRMDRRCFRVVCSLVRDIGGLKDTKNMSVEEMVAIFLHIIGYDEKNREMKFYYHRSQETISRQFHNVLRAILKLWRVLLKTPQPISDDCTYKRWKWFKNCIGALDGTYIKVNVRTVDKPRYRSRNRDIATNVLGVCGPDMQFSYVLAGWEGSAADGRVLRDALSRPNGLKVPRGCYYLVDAGYKNCEGFLAPYRGQRYHLQEWSNPPTKKEELFNMKHASARNVIERTFGLLKIRWSILRNPSYYSIQTHTDIILACCYLHSLIRQQMSYEPLKRSWMNICEPIDQISITLMLQKHLPIGLDGETN; translated from the exons ATGGCTCGACCACCAACCAACCGAGAATTTCTTATCTTGTGGCAAGCAATGAGACGACGTAGAGTGAAATCCTTAATTATGTTATACTTTCTTATGCTTATGTTGATGATTTTTATTAGGAGACGTAGACGTAGTATATTTAGGGAGCCTTCTTGGTTTGATCCAATTATCCGATCAACACATTTGAGTAATATGATAGATAGAAACGACACATTATGCATAGAGCAACTTCGAATGGATAGACGTTGTTTTAGAGTTGTATGCTCTTTGGTGCGAGATATTGGTGGATTAAAAGATACTAAGAACATGAGTGTAGAAGAAATGGTTGCAATCTTTTTGCATATAATTGGTTATGATGAGAAAAATCGTGAAATGAAGTTCTACTATCATCGATCTCAAGAGACAATAAGTAGACAATTTCATAATGTTTTGAGAGCAATTTTAAAGCTTTGGAGAGTGTTATTAAAGACCCCTCAACCGATCTCTGACGACTGTACATATAAGAGGTGGAAATGGTTCAAG AATTGCATTGGTGCTTTAGACGGAACTTATATAAAAGTAAATGTTCGTACTGTTGACAAGCCACGATATCGATCTAGAAACAGGGATATTGCAACAAACGTTCTTGGTGTTTGCGGACCAGACATGCAATTTAGCTACGTATTAGCCGGTTGGGAAGGCTCGGCTGCAGATGGAAGGGTACTTCGGGATGCTCTTTCACGACCAAACGGCCTTAAGGTTCCTCGTG GTTGTTATTATCTTGTTGATGCTGGATACAAGAATTGTGAAGGGTTCCTTGCTCCATACAGAGGGCAACGTTACCATTTACAAGAATGGTCTAATCCACCAACTAAGAAGGAGGAACTTTttaatatgaagcatgcatcggCAAGGAATGTGATTGAAAGAACTTTTGGGTTGCTAAAAATACGATGGAGTATATTAAGAAATCCATCTTATTATTCAATCCAGACGCACACCGACATAATTTTAGCATGTTGTTATCTACATAGCCTCATAAGACAACAAATGAGCTACGAGCCATTGAAAAGGAGTTGGATGAATATATGCGAACCCATTGACCAGATATCAATAACATTAATGTTACAGAAACATCTACCCATTGGACTCGATGGAGAGACCAACTAG